One genomic region from Mauremys reevesii isolate NIE-2019 linkage group 7, ASM1616193v1, whole genome shotgun sequence encodes:
- the HMX3 gene encoding homeobox protein HMX3 has product MPETGQEPPSSQPPPPPPKESPFSIKNLLNGDHHKAPPKQPRALFAPAAKGALDGAGFALSQVGDLAFPRFEIPAQRFALQAHYLERSPASWWYPYALTAAGGHLPRPEAAEKSLLRDSSPASGTDRDSPEPLLKAEPDHKELDSKSPDEIILEESDSEEVKKEENGEDWKAREDSPEKKPCRKKKTRTVFSRSQVFQLESTFDMKRYLSSSERAGLAASLHLTETQVKIWFQNRRNKWKRQLAAELEAANLSHAAAQRIVRVPILYHENSTAENGSSAANVPVSQPLLTFPHPVYYSHPVVTSVPLLRPV; this is encoded by the exons AGAACCTGCTCAACGGCGACCACCACAAGGCGCCTCCCAAGCAGCCCCGAGCGCTCTTCGCCCCGGCCGCCAAGGGGGCTCTGGATGGAGCCGGCTTTGCCCTCTCCCAGGTGGGCGATCTCGCCTTCCCCCGCTTTGAGATCCCGGCGCAGAGGTTTGCCCTGCAAGCGCACTACTTAGAGCGGTCCCCAGCCTCCTGGTGGTACCCGTACGCCTTGACCGCCGCGGGAGGCCATCTGCCCAGGCCAGAAG CTGCAGAGAAATCTCTCCTGCGAGACTCCTCCCCGGCCTCGGGCACGGACAGAGACTCCCCTGAGCCCCTGCTCAAGGCTGAGCCGGACCACAAGGAGCTTGACTCGAAAAGCCCCGACGAGATCATTCTGGAGGAGAGTGACTCGGAGGAGGTGAAGAAGGAGGAGAACGGGGAGGACTGGAAAGCCAGGGAGGACAGCCCGGAGAAGAAGCCCTGCCGAAAGAAGAAGACCCGCACTGTCTTCTCCCGGAGCCAGGTGTTCCAGCTGGAGTCCACCTTTGACATGAAGAGGTACCTGAGCAGCTCGGAGCGGGCCGGCTTGGCAGCATCTCTGCACCTGACAGAGACCCAGGTCAAGATCTGGTTTCAGAACAGAAGAAACAAGTGGAAAAGGCAGCTGGCCGCAGAGCTGGAGGCTGCCAATCTCAGCCACGCGGCCGCCCAGAGAATAGTGCGGGTGCCTATCCTCTACCATGAGAACTCCACCGCCGAGAACGGCAGCTCGGCTGCCAACGTGCCCGTCAGCCAGCCCCTCTTAACATTCCCTCACCCCGTCTACTACTCCCACCCTGTAGTCACATCAGTGCCACTCCTGCGACCCGTCTGA